A stretch of Methanosphaerula palustris E1-9c DNA encodes these proteins:
- a CDS encoding DUF1616 domain-containing protein: protein MARMQNPYDTIIEAFVTTRETADLVICELWLAGTLLALYLPYLNESFVRVIFSLPMVLFIPGYILIASLFPGARDLDGIIRIILSFGISIAIIPLLGLGLSYTPWGIHLTPMMICISLLTICLCLIAHYRRAKLPQEERLTLPLGALRQKLSADLFIEGENSRIDRVISIILVIAVVAAVVTVIFAVALPKEGEKFTGFFILGDDQKIADYPKDLTVGENTSLFIGITNHEYRPITYTVETYLVNMTLNESTNRSTLVAMDRLDRFNVSVSHNETRILPYNISPEKDGYNQVEFLLFNESLPDDTVEGLDRITQSIHNLHLWVTIWPPQ from the coding sequence ATGGCGCGGATGCAAAACCCTTACGATACGATTATCGAGGCATTTGTCACCACGAGAGAGACCGCCGATCTCGTGATCTGCGAACTCTGGTTGGCAGGGACGCTCCTCGCATTATACCTCCCTTACTTAAACGAATCGTTCGTTCGGGTCATCTTCAGCCTGCCGATGGTCCTCTTCATCCCAGGATATATCCTGATCGCCAGCCTCTTTCCAGGTGCCAGGGATCTTGACGGGATCATACGCATCATTCTCTCCTTTGGCATATCCATAGCAATCATACCACTTCTCGGCCTGGGGCTGAGTTATACCCCCTGGGGCATTCACCTCACCCCCATGATGATCTGTATCAGCCTTCTCACCATCTGCCTCTGTCTGATAGCTCATTACCGGAGGGCCAAACTACCGCAGGAGGAGCGTCTGACCCTTCCGCTCGGTGCACTTCGACAAAAATTATCAGCGGATCTTTTTATAGAAGGCGAGAACTCCCGCATCGACCGGGTCATCTCCATAATCCTCGTCATTGCAGTTGTCGCCGCAGTGGTTACCGTGATCTTTGCGGTTGCTCTCCCAAAAGAAGGAGAGAAGTTCACAGGTTTTTTTATTCTCGGAGACGATCAGAAGATCGCTGATTACCCCAAAGATCTGACGGTCGGAGAGAACACATCCCTCTTTATCGGCATCACCAATCACGAATACCGTCCAATCACCTATACGGTAGAGACATATCTCGTGAATATGACGCTCAATGAATCAACGAATCGATCAACTCTGGTGGCGATGGACCGTCTCGATCGGTTTAATGTTTCAGTTTCCCATAACGAAACACGTATCCTACCGTATAATATCTCACCTGAAAAAGATGGATATAACCAAGTTGAATTTCTCCTGTTCAATGAGTCTCTCCCGGATGATACCGTAGAAGGGCTGGACAGGATCACCCAGAGTATCCATAACCTGCATCTCTGGGTCACGATCTGGCCGCCACAATAA
- a CDS encoding DUF4129 domain-containing protein, translated as MKRQLPLAITVVSTVFVLVLIIHFAFTPILYSPSGADSTRSHINPGAMQKFSVERYEKVMPMMQEILDLSGSVVLNMNHNDTNAAERDLREYLDLSHSLDQAVVDLNLSDSELEIWRQENYENRINLTLLVNDTKQLEEIKTLEAQVRSQNSSGDLTTLNFEENSLNQRIRQNALTYRGLPNSSFTSLSKKFDLDTTEFEKNAGNLTVDNQVVEQNPGSIPLNERGVLTFGLSQTSASYGEIINASGTLQNLDGIDQNIEIGVDGAPWSIITPNPDRTYQVSLVMSNLSAGTHIAYARSSIFPAKESEFNIIPSDTVLTIREEEQRDSTNITIAGTLRTVSDIPVTGAPVRISWDSAGRTDVLTNPSGEYHTNITLPPGDHQMKARFESLDLPLNQSESAEISVKAPISAQSIGVEILKYLLMGGIVLLAVGGASRYIHRRRFWLPQVRELPSGDRMMENPIHSEGRITSPWDDLHPDDVIAESQRLFADEQSDAMHHLYQYLVSLAAHVHPRVFIPALTPRELMRLLRHDGGGEDMRSFIDTYEKIRYGGMRLPDKGQEPIISWFQAILSWLGGDHH; from the coding sequence ATGAAGAGACAATTACCCCTTGCGATCACGGTCGTCTCCACAGTCTTCGTGCTCGTTCTCATCATTCATTTCGCCTTTACTCCTATCCTGTACTCCCCATCAGGGGCAGACAGCACCAGATCCCATATCAACCCTGGTGCCATGCAGAAGTTCTCAGTTGAAAGATATGAGAAGGTCATGCCCATGATGCAGGAGATTCTCGATCTGAGTGGCTCAGTTGTCCTCAATATGAACCATAACGATACCAATGCAGCAGAACGCGATCTCAGGGAATACCTGGATCTTTCGCACTCACTCGACCAGGCAGTGGTCGACCTGAACCTGTCTGATAGTGAACTTGAGATCTGGCGACAGGAGAATTACGAAAACCGAATTAATCTGACCCTACTCGTCAATGACACAAAACAGTTAGAGGAGATCAAAACGCTTGAGGCTCAGGTTCGGAGCCAGAATTCGTCTGGCGATCTGACAACCCTGAATTTTGAAGAAAATTCGCTCAATCAGAGGATCAGACAGAATGCTCTAACCTACAGAGGGTTACCAAACTCATCATTCACCAGCCTTTCAAAAAAATTCGATCTCGATACGACTGAATTCGAGAAGAATGCTGGAAATCTGACGGTGGACAATCAGGTGGTTGAGCAAAACCCGGGGTCCATCCCACTCAATGAGAGAGGAGTGCTCACCTTTGGTCTGTCACAGACATCCGCTTCGTACGGTGAGATCATCAATGCCTCAGGAACCCTGCAGAATCTGGATGGAATCGATCAGAATATCGAGATTGGCGTCGATGGAGCACCATGGAGCATCATTACCCCAAACCCGGATCGCACCTACCAGGTATCACTCGTAATGAGCAACCTCAGCGCTGGAACTCACATTGCGTATGCCAGAAGTAGTATCTTTCCGGCGAAAGAGAGTGAATTTAATATTATTCCATCTGACACGGTGCTCACCATCAGAGAGGAAGAGCAGAGAGACAGTACGAACATCACGATAGCCGGGACCCTCAGGACGGTCTCGGACATACCGGTTACGGGAGCTCCTGTACGAATTAGCTGGGACAGCGCCGGCAGAACCGATGTTCTCACCAATCCATCCGGGGAGTATCATACAAATATTACTCTGCCGCCGGGAGATCATCAGATGAAAGCACGGTTCGAAAGTCTGGATCTTCCCCTGAACCAGTCAGAGAGCGCTGAGATATCTGTCAAAGCCCCGATATCAGCCCAGTCGATAGGAGTGGAGATACTGAAATATCTTCTGATGGGCGGGATCGTCCTGCTCGCAGTCGGTGGGGCCTCACGATACATTCACCGAAGAAGATTCTGGCTTCCTCAGGTGCGAGAACTGCCATCTGGAGATCGAATGATGGAAAATCCCATTCATTCAGAAGGACGTATAACCAGCCCCTGGGATGACCTGCACCCGGATGACGTGATCGCAGAGTCGCAGAGACTGTTTGCAGATGAACAATCGGACGCGATGCATCATCTCTATCAATACCTGGTATCACTGGCAGCACACGTTCATCCCAGAGTCTTTATCCCGGCACTGACTCCCCGTGAACTCATGCGTCTTCTCAGGCATGATGGGGGGGGAGAGGATATGCGTTCGTTCATTGACACCTACGAAAAGATCAGGTACGGTGGCATGCGCCTCCCGGATAAAGGGCAAGAACCCATCATCTCGTGGTTCCAGGCTATCCTCTCATGGTTGGGAGGTGACCATCATTAA